CAGAGACTAATTGACAAGTCCACGGTGACGTGTGTAAAGTGGGTCCCGGGTTCCGAACACCTGTTCCTGGTGGCTCACGGCAGCGGTTGTTTGTACCTGTACAATGTGGAGCACACCTGTGGAACGACTCCGCCGCATTACCAGCTCCTAAAGCAGGGCGAGAGCTACGCCGTCCACACCAGCAAGAGCAAATCAACCCGCAATCCTCTCCTCCGCTGGACGGTGGGCGAGGGCGCGGTCAACGAGTTCGCCTTCTCGCCCGACGGGAAGTTTCTCGCCTGCGCCGGTCAAGACGGATTCCTACGGGTTTTCTGCTTCGACACGGCAGAGCTGCAAGGCACCATGAAGAGCTACTTCGGCGGGCTCCTGTGCGTCTGCTGGAGCCCAGACGGACGGTACGTCGTGACCGGCGGGGAAGACGACCTAGTGACGGTTTGGTCGTTTTCGGACTCTACGGTTGTCGCTCGAGGACGAGGGCACAAATCGTGGGTGAGCGTCGTGGCGTTCGATCATTGCATCACCAGCGTTCAGGACAGCGAAGCTCCAGCGGAGTTTAGCGGAAGCGACGAAGACTTCCAGGACCAAGTGCAGTCCAACGGAAGTCGCGAACGGGCGAATAGCACGCAATCTAGAATCTCCAAAAGAAACTCTACGGGCATTAGCGTGACTTACCGGTTTGGCTCGGTAGGTCAAGATACGCAGTTATGCTTATGGGACCTTACAGAAGACATCCTGTTTCCGTTATCCAGAACGAGGACGCATACGAACATCATGAGCGGGGAAACCAGCACCAACGGGAACAATAGCGCAACTCCGTCGAACTCTCCTTTACCGCGCTCGAATAGCTTGCCACATTCGTCGGGCAACAGCCCGAAAAGCGTCGTAGACAGCGCTTTGATCGCGACTGGCGTCAGCAAATTCGCCACGTTAGCTTTGCACGAAGCGCGTAAGGAGCGGCATCAGGAGAAGGACCACAAACGCAATCACAGCATAAGCTACATCAGCAACAAGAGCAGCGACAAGCTCAACCAGCTCATCGGCACGCAGAAGGCCAAAACGGACGGCGCTAAGACGCTGGGAACGACTTTGTGTCCGCGCATGGAGGAAATCCCCCTGCTGGAGCCGCTGGTTTGTAAGAAAATTGCCCACGAGAGACTCACTGTGTTGATTTTCCTCGAGGACTGTCTGGTCACCGCCTGCCAGGAGGGTTTCATTTGCACGTGGGCACGACCTGGAAAAGTGGTGAGTGACGACTGCCGGGTTAAGTTCGTTCAAGCTGCTTGTGTGCTTGAAGTACttcatttgacttttttaaattgaaggcttggaaaacccttgaaaatgtTCATGTTCCTAAAGAGGTCCTAGAAAAGTGCTTGATTATTGAAAGACtcatgcaataaaaaaagattcatgcaaaatttaaaaaaacatcataaccTTTTCGCTTCAGttaaatgtcagaaaacaatcgagctaagccagtagaagtactgacagtcgtgtaaacatgactgaagacGTGAAAACAGGAACAGACgaaccgaatcaattgagtgagtcaattatgctggaaccgctcctgattgattcaaactcatgacttGATCGTTAATTATAGTGATttactagcaaaaaccagatcaaattaaaagagcctttcattttgtaattcacttgtaatgattttaataagTGCGTAGTGATTGGTGAAACAGAGCCTTTTGAAACtcaaatcagttaaaccatagtgtcacaaaatgattcgctctttcgaagcgctccaatcggatcacgtatcgtgaatcatttgattcagatcgggacttcaaattgcgtatcacaaatcatttgatttaaatcggaacaggttcgtgaatcattttgcggattgaatgaatcaaatcaaatgattcacgatacgcaaTTTGAAATCcagatctaaataaaataatttgcgATACACAATGGTCCGATCTAAGTCAGATGATTCACAGTCTGTgttccgagtcctgatctgaaatgatgtgGTTCTTCAAAGCGCGGATCACGAATTATAATTATCGTGAATcatatgaataattttatttagattggaacttcggagcgcagattgcgaatcatttgattcaaatcagggCTTCAgtgcgggttcgtgaatcatttgtttcagatcaggatttcagaGAGTGATTTTGCTaatctttttccattttttttaaacagtagaaaaccaTTAAAGCAGTGcagttattaaaacaaaacaaagacagagagtatacacaaatgtttttttataaatatatttttatttctttcttcctttttttaaaaaaatagaagacTTTGttcgataagtgagatctctgaagtccttgaaaatcaaaaaagtagttcttgaaaagtctttgaatttaattttacgGTATCTGTACGAACACTCGTAGTAGTATGTAATGTGAGCATTCAGATTTCAGAGTTTGAATCATCCTGAACCCCAGATTTGCTGAAAATAtgttcaccctcaggccatcagAGGTTAGGATGACTTTGTGTCTTCTTCAGATTTGGAGAAAgacagcattgcatcacttgctcaccagtggatgtgaatgggtgccgtcagaaagagagtccaaacagctgataaaaacatcacaataatccacaccactccagtccatcagttaacatcttgagaagacaaaagctgaaacaaatccatcattaagacatttgtaattaaaatacaagtctataatccataataacacttcctccagtggaaAATCGGATcacctgttgtctctcacatcaaaatcctgccacatatttgtttagagctgttttgtaaacagtgcttgatctgtgcagatttctctcctgattcagaccagatcacatttcactggaggaagcgtttttatgcatttaaaaacatcttaatgatggatttgtgtCAGCGTTTGTCTTCTCAGTGGTGTGGagtacttgtggattattgtgatgtttttatcagctgtttggagttTTGAGGCGACGCCACATTGTGGTCATGATGCCAATGTTCTTGCCAAACGAACATCTAATCACTGAACTGAAAGGTTTGGGACTCAACCGGGTTGTACAAAGTTGGCACAGTTAACTtgtagtctcttctgctcaccaagactgtgtttatttgatcaaaaatacattaaaattgtgaaatagttttgtaatttaaaacagatgttttctatgtgaatatctgttaaaatgtaatttatttctgtgatgcgcagctgaattttcagcatcattactccagtcttcagtgtcacatgatccttcagaaatcattaagttggcttgacaaaattctagtaacatgctaatcatgctaacaacatgctaataacttgcttatcatgatagaaacatgctagcaacatgctagtaacatgctaatcatgttagaaacatgctaacaacatgctaatcatgctagtaacatgctaatcatgttaaaaacatactagcaatgtgctagtaacatgctaatcatgctaataacatgctgttaccttggtaatcatgttagcaacgtgctaattacatgctaatcatactggaaacatggtaacaaaatgctagtaacatgttaatcatgttagaagcatgctaacaagatgttattaacatgctaataatactaacaacatgctagtaacttgatagtcatcctagcaacatgctggtaacatgctaatcatgctagcaacatgctggtaacttgctaatcatgctatcaacatgctagtaacatggtaatcaggatagaaaaatgctaacaacgtgctattaacatgcttacatgctagtaacttggtaataatgctagcaatgtgctagttacatgctaatcatactgaaaacatgttagaaacatgctagcaacatgctaatcatgttagaaacatgctagcaacatgctaatcatgttagaaacatggtagcaacatgctaatcatactagtaacaggctagtaacttgttaatcatgttagcaacatgctagtaacgtggtaatcatgctaacaacatgctagggCAATCATGTTAGCagcgtgctagttacatgctaatcatgttagaaacatgttaacaacatgctagtaacatgctaatcgtgttaacatgctaataacatgataatcatgctagcaacatgctagtaacatgctaagcATGGTAGAAAAACGTtcgcaacgtgctagtaacatgatattcatgttaacatgctagcaacgtgatAGTTACATgataatcatactagaaacatgctaacaacatgctagtaacatgataatcatgctaacaacatgctagtaacattttaatcatgttagaaacatgttagcaacatgctaatcatgctagcaacatgccagtcatgttaacaacaagctagtaacatgctaatcatgcgcaaaacatgctaatcagcctagagacatgctagtaacttgctaatcatgctaacaacattctagtaacttgcaaattatgataacaacatgctaatcatgctaacaaaattgtaatcagcctataaaaatacaagcaacaagctaatcatgctaaaacatattaacaacatgttaaatcatgtaagcaatgtgttaaatcatgctagctgctttcatacttttacaactgcttcaaagtttcaggctaggctttctcaagacaacttaaagtttgttctcaaactttactcatctagttctAATTTGCAGCTCAAgacacatttctgattattagcaatattgAACACCATTAATGTTTCTGTGGAAAccgtcatacattttatttttcaggattcacagatgaatagttcgaaagaacagcatttatttgaaacaaaaatattttggaacattataaatgtatttactgtcactttggatcaatttaatgcatccttaatgaataaatgtgttaatttctttcaaaaaaaaataatttgtcttcttttttttctttctttagggCCTGTTGTCATCCCAAAACCCAGCTAACTCTCCCAGCGGGACAGTCGTATAGCTGCTGTAACCGGACATCCCGACACAGACCGTCAGACGCATTATATCAGCCGTGTCACGTGTCTGTCGTCATGTTTACTGTTCACATCGAAGCCTGTCAAGATCATATTTCACCCTAAGATCAACAAAGAaagtatattttgcataaacaaAATTAAGCCTAATTTAAAACCATGCATTATTGTCTTGACAATTGAACACGTTTTCTGTCTGATTCTTATTACTGTGATgcaatatattgtgaaatacaacTGTAAGTACCCtaatagtatttaatttatgatgagtttaattaaaagcaaaataattcTAAACAGGAGAGTTTTCACTACTGtattacaataatgtttttcaCATTTCAATAAGCTACCGAGAGTTGGGGGAAATGTGtgtaattgtcatgaaaataatgaaaacgaATGGTGATTTGGGGTGAAACGTTGTTCTCGGCAGGTTTTGAGAGTTAAACTGATGTTCAGTGTTGTGTTGAGTATTTTCAGTAATTAGCATCGTTTCCTCTTGGTTCGTGGTGTGTGTTTTATATCCAGCGTAGTTCAGAGAATCACATTCCATTCCTTTCACGTTCATGCCGACCCTCCGTTTGTCCTCACTGGATTTCTGAGCTCAGAACAAACAGGCTGTCGAGTTGTTTTGCACTGATTgtgtttttctcataattgcattGGAACAAAAACGCGCCGGAAGCCGCTGATGCGTTTCGTAACGGCGTGTGGCTTCGCTCCGTCGGCGCTGGATGTTGCAATCATACTTTTGTTAAAGAGTGAAAATCATTTGCACTAAATAATTAGAAGAAAATGGCTTTACAAATGTGTGGAGTCGTAAAGGACTCCCTggaaatgctgtaaaagtataAAGAGAATTAAATATCTTttgtgaacatttattttaatattgtttcaaacGAAACGGGTTATTGTACAgtgtgtaaatactgtaaattacGGATTTATGATggattgaaataataattacacaaaataGAGAACAGTTGTATTTCTAATACAGaggaatttatatatatatataaaataaaattgatctTAATTAAGCATATATTGACTCGTTCTTCGTTTTCAGATGGTTGTTTGTatgtgatatttatatttatgttttaattattatggtttaaatgatttaaacagAAACTGAAActccaaaaaaatacaaatgatcaaaaaactgaatcaaatgattcgtgaacccacATTAAAgtcctgaactgaatcaaatgatttgtgaatccacattgaagttctgatctaaatcaaatgattcgcgatacgcgatttgaagtgccgaactgaatcaaatgattcgcaaacccacaTTTAAGTCccgaaatgaatcaaatgattcgcgaacccacacTGAATTCccgaaatgaatcaaatgattcgcaaacccacaTTGAAAtgccgaactgaatcaaaagattcgcgaacccacactgaagtcccgaactgaatcaaaagattcgcgaacccacattgaagtcccgaactgaatcaaatgattctcgaATCCACattgaagttccgatctaaatcaaatgattcgcgatacgcgatttgaagttccgaactgaatcaaatgattcgcgaacacacattgaagtcccgaactgaatcaaatgattcgcgatacgcgatttgaagttccgaactgaatcaaatgattcgcgatatgcgatttaaagtcccgaactgaatcaaatgactcgcgaaCCCACATttaagtcccgatctgaatcaaatgattcgcgaacccacacTGAAGTCccgaaatgaatcaaatgattcacgcaCCGACACTGAAGTCCCGAAGCGAATCAACCGATTCGCAAATCCAcactgaagttccgatctaaatcaaatgattcgcgatacgcgatttgaagtcccgaactgaatcaaatgattcgcgaacccacacTGAATTCccgaaatgaatcaaatgattcgcaaacccacaTTGAGGtgccgaactgaatcaaaagattcgcgaacccacattgaagttccgatctaaatcaaatgattcgcggtACGCGATTtaaagtcccgaactgaatcaaataattcgcgAATCCACATTGAAAAGCTTCGTTTCAGTCTCTACAAACGAAAATTTGAAAACGATGtcgaaatttgaaaatgaatgtttcttttaattcgatctggtttttgctagagAATCGCTTGATATgatcaatcggagcggttccagcgtaaatgactcagttgattcggttcatctgttcctcttttcgccTTTTCAGCGATGTTTACAGGACAACGCCAGTACTACCACtggcttagctcgctagttttatgacattgaaaaataagcgaaaaaatttttttttattaaattgttggtacattttttgtgtgaaaagatagcATGTTGTGCTTAttataaagcaaaataatatcTAACATTTTCAGAAAGTCCTCTCTGGGTCAAAATAATGCACAGCTTTTTGAGTTTGTAGGCAAATCTTTAATCACAACACCAAACTAAACACCCGTTTTATGCTCTGCTTGAGTTTGCAATATTTGTGTTTGAATGCTGAACGTTCATCCCTCAAACAGCCTTTCATCTAATGTGCCAAACTCTGTTTTCCTCCAGACTTATTGCTTATAATTGGGAAATTAACACAGAGAGACAGTTTGGTCTTGGCACAAACACAAGGACTATTTTCAAGACTGATGAACATGTTTTGTACACGTTTCTTTCGtctgtgcatttaaaaatatgttttgtgcaATCCAAGACAAACCTCATAATTACGTTTTGAACATTCAGTTCttgtaaaaatgcattgcaatttttttttataatttctgcaGCACAAACGCTGTTCAGATCACTAACTCTTACCAATAGCAATACTGACATTTGCATTCACATAATTACATCTGGTCCCGCCTGTCATTTGCTTTCTAATTTATTACTCTTTATGCAAACTGGCATTGAACTTTAAAtccattaacattatatagtAGCATGTTGGTGTCTGAGTGCATTGAACACATGGTGGCACCAGAGTAATTCGTCTTGTCACGAATCTTAAAGGTCAAACCATGCTGAAGTGTTTAATATCAGCTCAACATTTGtaattggaaaaaaatgcagtttataaacGGATCTGTGGGTAATGCACCTCATGTTGTGTTCtggtcattttgacccagagcggattttctttttcattttatcgCATTGGAGTAAAACACCTTATTGCTTATATATTTCTtgttatattatcaccaaatactTTACATCTTTACATCTTTTTTGtctgcttgttttgttttgtttagcacaggttttgtatttctttttggaactgGTTGATCTCAGTTTTTGGCTGATTATTGCTATAATTACCCACAAATAATGCTTTTGCAAACAGTAACTAAGGTGCATGAGCTTAAATCAATCAGTTAGCTCCTAAAAGAAACCAAAAAACTGTCCTGAAAGAAAACGAGTTGACAAAAAGATAGATTTCTGACTAGTTTCTTTTGactatttgttttctatttcaacatCAGTGATATGCATCCTAGTTGTTGTTGCACAGACCATTGGTGCGGTTCTCCGTTCCACTGCATTGATCTGCATTTTATCACCACTGCTAACACaagctttt
This is a stretch of genomic DNA from Labeo rohita strain BAU-BD-2019 chromosome 20, IGBB_LRoh.1.0, whole genome shotgun sequence. It encodes these proteins:
- the wdr20b gene encoding WD repeat-containing protein 20, whose amino-acid sequence is MLKMAAEGGGKEANEIKTQFTTREGVYKLLPNSEYSRPNRVPFNSQGSNPVKVSFVNVNDQSGNGERICFNVGRELYFYIYKGVRKAADLSKPVDKRIYKGTLPTCHDSNALTATAESVSLLVGFSAGQVQLIDPIKKETSKLFNEDRLIDKSTVTCVKWVPGSEHLFLVAHGSGCLYLYNVEHTCGTTPPHYQLLKQGESYAVHTSKSKSTRNPLLRWTVGEGAVNEFAFSPDGKFLACAGQDGFLRVFCFDTAELQGTMKSYFGGLLCVCWSPDGRYVVTGGEDDLVTVWSFSDSTVVARGRGHKSWVSVVAFDHCITSVQDSEAPAEFSGSDEDFQDQVQSNGSRERANSTQSRISKRNSTGISVTYRFGSVGQDTQLCLWDLTEDILFPLSRTRTHTNIMSGETSTNGNNSATPSNSPLPRSNSLPHSSGNSPKSVVDSALIATGVSKFATLALHEARKERHQEKDHKRNHSISYISNKSSDKLNQLIGTQKAKTDGAKTLGTTLCPRMEEIPLLEPLVCKKIAHERLTVLIFLEDCLVTACQEGFICTWARPGKVGLLSSQNPANSPSGTVV